The following is a genomic window from Dermacentor variabilis isolate Ectoservices chromosome 11, ASM5094787v1, whole genome shotgun sequence.
TCTCACTAAACTTTGGAGACCTTTAGGAAGAAACTCCATCTTGGTCCGATTGGTTGTTATTCACTTCTCACGTTTCCCCATGGTTCGAGAATGCCTACGGGATGCAGGTGTCTGCAGTGCTCACAAGTGTGGGCCCTACCACAAACACTACACGTGTGCGAGCCCGAGCAAGCGCCACTCATCGGACGCAAACCACCTTATCACAATGGATCAGTTAACTATAGAAAGAAAGGTGCACCCGGGCTCATAAACGAAGCTTTCATTTGTTTGTCGTTCTATCTAAAATCACACTGACAAGGTAACTTCATAGTTTTtggtaggggtgtgcgaatattcgaaagttTCCAaaaacgaatcgaatagtgccggTTCGGTTGTCGAATCGAATAGTGcgtattcgtaaatgcgaatattttccAAACCTTTCGGCACGTCAACTGTGCCAAAAagaaattggagcaaaagtacggtaAGTTTTCTCCCACGTGAGCATAGCACAGGCAAAAAACATATAAACTTGCGTACAGAGCAGGCTACGTGACTAAGGTAGTCATACTTTCCAGGCTGTGCAGCGATAattcgcactctctgaagagctGTGTGCGTGCGAAGAAATTACTGGTTTACTCCTAATggtccatttgtgcttttaatgaaGGACGCCTCATGGCGTCCTATGTAACGGCAGAAACTTGCTAACCTTATGAATACTCGGATGTGGACATCGTTTCATATTTATCGTGATAACggttattcattattcaaaacCTATTCGAAaggtattcgatattcgattccaTTCGGTTCTGGCACTATCCaatttgtattcgattcggtcGCAAAAATCAATTCCCACACGCCCTAGGTTTTAGTCTGGTTCTATCAGTGCAGAATATCTATACATCTTCTGAAAGCGCGACAGACATTACTGCCTATATAAaagcgcgatagcgttaaggagcacgcgtgtcgcagaaaatccggcgtcggtgtccAGCGTGCGCGTCCGGCATCGAACGTTGCCTCGgcgaaaagaatttcgaaccaaattttGAACCACGCATGCCCAACCACTTCTTTAccgccaaagttgctcataccttgtctttaattctttacaatgttattcctcggaCTTCTGAGAACCAcctcccacaaacaaatgtaatgggggggggggggggggggggacgccgaCAGCGCTTGttctttatgttagctcttctcggACTGaagtattaaaagtgcgaaacaataacaggagattcACCCACGCAAGTGCCacatttctgccagaaagctcgcctttgtgcatagcgttcgcagccagcgtttacCGGTAAACGTTACGATGACGTAAGTTACATTTCCCGGGAAGCATcaaaagcagtaaggggtctttgaacgctatcgcgttccactcttaaaggcgaaccttaagcgtcctccaaatttttgtgaGGTGCCATATGTGATATACCACAAGACGAGTTGCAGTCCGGAGTTGCCTGCGCAGGTCGCCAAGTAACCTATATGACTGTGCCGGTGGAGCAGCGCTGCGAACGAGTGACTGCACCTTTCGAACCGGCGGCCATGGCGTCCGTATTTCAATGGCGGCAAAATGCCaagacacccgtgtgcttagatttaggtgcacgttaaagaaccccaggcggttgaaacttccggagtcctccactgcggcgtgcctcataatcagtggttttggcatgtaaaaccccctTATTTAATTTTTTTGGAGCAGCTCGCAACGCACAAACACTCTTTCCTTCCGGTTCGCATGAAAGGCTCtttgcctttaaaaaaaaaaaagactcatgCGGCTCGCTGGGCAGGCCGAATTCTTGGCACGCACAGCTAACTACTGCCACGGGTTCGTCGCTGAGATCCTTGGGACCGATCTAAATAACGTGATGGGCAGCAGGGACCCTTTAGGCCTTGACGAAATACCTCGATTCGACGCGACAAACGAAAATGTGAGCGCCCCACCAAACGAAGGAGCCGCCGTGAGCATGGATGTCGCGGCCATCGTTTTTTATGCGGACAGTGTTGCCAACGAAAGTAACggattctggagttgccaataCGGCGAATTACTGTGGCGGTTACTACCAGCAACTGTAATACTCACCCTAACCATGAACCTAAACGTGATTACGTGGCGACATGACAGCGGCCATAAAGCCCAGACCACCCGCTTCTAACCGAATTGGCACACGTTACTGGCTCTCTGTCCGGAAAGCAAGAGATAAATGGTGAATTCCGTCATCGCTCAGTCTCATCTCACGCTGAGCACAAGCAGTGGGTATGTTTTGTCGGTGTTATTAAAATCGGCTATTTGTTTTGACGCTGCTAGGACAACAAACGTGGCGCTCAACCGTAAAAGTGGTTTTATTTCCGGTTAGCACAGGACGCCACAGCATTAAATAGTGATGATGCGTTGCATACGGGGCACGTCATCCCCACATTCACACCAGTGCAGCTTACGGTTACAACGCCAAAACATTTAGTGTGTCAATCCATCAACAATTACACATGTATCGGCCTGAGCAGacatgagcagacgacgcggcgcggatgaacacatcttgcGCGTTATTCAGCTAAGGAGCCCTGCACCTTCGACAGTGCCGCAAAGAAATACCGCGGTGGAGTTATAGACAGCTCGATGTAATCATGTCGTTAATTTGCAGATGGCCGGCTACGCCCTTGCCCGCTTTTACGTCGACAGCGCGGAACTTTCACAAGCTGTGCTTGACGTCACGGACACGTGGAACGCCGTGCGCGACGCCACGCGGCGCAACTTCCCCACCCTGTCCTGGATGGACAAGTCCACCGCCGCGGGCGCCATCGACCACGTGGACAGCCTCCTTTCCATCGTCGCCGTTCCGGCGCACCTGAACACTAGCCAGGCGCTGGACGCCTTCTACGATTACCTGGGGGCGGACCAGTCGCAGCCCTTCTTCCAGTGGTTCATGAAGTCGAGGAATCGGCGGTCGGACAAGTACAAGAGCTTCATCCGCGAGGACCCAAAGGTGGCCGTGCACCGCGAAGACCTGCCGTTGAGCTCGATGGCGGTGAACGCTTTTTACCTGCATCTCTACCACATCATGGTCGTCCTTCCCGCCATCATTGCGCCGCCGTTTGTGGCTCCAGGCGTGGCCCCGACGGTGATCTACGGATCCATCGGCAAGGTCTTGGGTCACGAGCTGTCCCACGCCTTCGACCCGCAGTTCAGCACTCGGACCAGGACCGGCGACATTGCCACATGGTGGTCGCACCCGTCGTTTAAGCGATTCATGGGCAGGCTGTGGTGCGTCATTTCTCAGCTGGACAACTACACCGAAAGCTACGTCCACGGCTTCAACGCGCTGTCGGAGGTGTTCGCGGACACTGCCGGCACCGAGAAGGCCCGCCTGGCGTACGCTTCGCTGCCGACGCAGCCGGGTATGCTCGGCTACTCGCAGGAGCAGCTGTTTTTCGTCGCGGGCTGCTTCGAGTTCTGTGCCAAGAATCCCTACAGGTGGGATGTGTCGGACATTTACCCGGCATCCGCCCTGCGTTGCAATTTACCCGTTGCCAACGAGAAGAAATTCGCGGCAGCGTTCAAGTGTCCCACCGGAGCAGCACTGAACCCGCAGACGCGCTGCATCTTCCACGGAACGTAGACGGTGGAACCTCATTCAGCTGCTCCGTACTGGTTgccaacatttttcttttctgttgccAATTTTCAGATGTACTCCCCGTGCCTAGTAGTGAGAAACCAACGTGATTACACTGTGTTATGATCACACTAGGGTCTCGAAAATCCTGATTTAATTCGTTAATTACTTCCCTTTGATTTCCGACAGACCCACTCGCGCTATTAGACGTGTGTTTACTTTGCTCCGTAGTCATCGCGTTCTTGtttgcttgcatttctttttcttacattcCTGCAAGTTTTTGCTTCTCTGCTCTGTACGGCTGCTGCTATTTAACTTATCTGAACTCGCATATTCTCATTGGAGGCAAGTGTCTCGTGCGAGCTTTTGGCACAACGTTAAGAACTTTTTTTGTTCTAGTAACTAAAGTGTGTGTCACTACTGGTTTCAGTGATTTGAAAGCACTGAAATCTAAACTGATGTTGTTCAAACGAATATTTTTGTCACTCTGGTATTTAAAAGGACGAAGCAACTGTTCCTGGGGAGCGCTGAAAATTTAGAAAAAGCACGTGGCCCAGAAAGCTAATGCCGGTGACATTTTACATGGACAATATTTCAACTCCCAAGCTTGAAAACTATTCACTATGCTGCTTGCAGTGAGATTAGTATTTTCTAAAAtacgtggagggggggggggtggatcgCAAGAAACGAGGCTTTATACTGACAGATACTGACAGATGTCCTAGCCGAAATACAAGAGTACACAAGAGAGAATGGGCACACAGAGCGCCATGCTTGTCCAAAGTGTCGCGTTCTTAGCTCACCTTAAAAATGGcttcccttgccttttttttcatttacacacTGTGGTAACAGTGCGAATCATAACTGCTCACGCCCGTTTGCCATCATTGATGGTGTATGGAGGGGCACGTTCATGTACGTGTTTTAAGTGACCCATCTCATGCTTTCGAGCTAGAAATGCTCTTATTTACCAAAACAACCTTCCGGACTTAAAGTTATGCAGCTGTTCCCTTTGCTCTCACTGCCTCCTGGATTGTCATCATCATATCTGTTCGCCTCCTCCTTCCCCGGCTACTTATGGCGCATGTATGGACAAGCGGTGAAGTGCACTTAAAGGCCGGTCCTTTTTTCGTCGACGCCACGGTCTCGCCCACAATTCGTCAAGTTTCTCACTGTCGATTCGCGAAAAAACGAGCGGCAGTAAGAAATGACGCATGGTGCCGAGAACATCTGGCCTCGTACACATGTGGATGCTTTTTGGGCCGTCCACGAGAAGGAGAGACGGAGAAGCTGACCAAGAAGCGCTAGGACGAGTGCGTTCTAACCAGCTACACAGCGTTTGGCATGAAGGCACGAAAACCAGGCGTGAGCATTGTGTCACGCAACTAGCCTTGCCAAGCCAGCCCTCCGTGAAATCGGTCCCTTCACTTTTtccctcgcggcgtcggtccaaCACGTGTCCCCCGAGATTCGTCGCATTGGCCGGGAACGTTTTCTTCCAGACAATCGAGAGGCTCCCTTGTTCGCCTACCCTGCCGTGACTCTGCCTGTGGAGTGGGGAGTGTTGCGCGCGCTCTGACGTGGAGATCACGTGTAGGGCTGATACGTTTGGCTTCAACGGGGCCCCGCAATGCTCTAGGAGATGAGAGTGAAGCCAAAACTCAATCTACCATTTCCTTTATCCTTTCTATTTCCTTAAAATAAAGCTTGAACAGTAACCAGCCCATGCGAAAGGCAACGCTGATTGTGTCCTCGCGGGCGCACAATCTCCTAAACTGCGCACGTGACCGTAGCCTTTCGAACGGGCCATTGCACTGAAAGCTTTGGGCAAGCTGCTTAAACTTTAACATCCACGCAAGGACCGGTAACATTATCTTCACAGTCAGCGTGTTATCGACTACGTTATACTATCATTAGACCTGTGGTGTAGCCAGTAAGGGCAATAATTTGAAAATTCTGGCCTCATCAGGTGGCTGAACCCAACCCCTTCAACTTTAAAAAGTGAGAGCAGAATTCtgagtttttacgtgccaaaaccacgatttgattatgaggcataccgtagcgggggactccggattaatgccGACCACATGGGGcttttccatcatcatcatcatcatcatcatcatcatcatcagcctggttacgcccactgcagggc
Proteins encoded in this region:
- the LOC142563227 gene encoding neprilysin-1-like, whose amino-acid sequence is MWMLFGPSTRRRDGEADQEALGREVAPDALLNAINKHLPKNTPVQKEEKVLVYNRTGFALSEMLRSAKRSRYAHLVLFSGWNIVARHNAGMSSSLLTCMSGNAPVDARVLAAQICLDVVKEMAGYALARFYVDSAELSQAVLDVTDTWNAVRDATRRNFPTLSWMDKSTAAGAIDHVDSLLSIVAVPAHLNTSQALDAFYDYLGADQSQPFFQWFMKSRNRRSDKYKSFIREDPKVAVHREDLPLSSMAVNAFYLHLYHIMVVLPAIIAPPFVAPGVAPTVIYGSIGKVLGHELSHAFDPQFSTRTRTGDIATWWSHPSFKRFMGRLWCVISQLDNYTESYVHGFNALSEVFADTAGTEKARLAYASLPTQPGMLGYSQEQLFFVAGCFEFCAKNPYRWDVSDIYPASALRCNLPVANEKKFAAAFKCPTGAALNPQTRCIFHGT